One window from the genome of Bacillota bacterium encodes:
- the mrdA gene encoding penicillin-binding protein 2, with product MPEGWDRRIHRLVFVVMGVFLVLALSLAYLQLGPASETYRRLADRNRIRILDIPAPRGEIFDRNGCALATNRPAFGLSLVFLGWDEVRQSAARLGELLGLDPARVQERVRAQGYRLYQPVRILDDLTPEQQSVVEEHSSELPGVVIEVRPRRYYPLGTTAAHVLGYLREVGPEELSQKGYKLGDMIGRSGLEAALEESLRGQDGGRQVEVNHRGFPVRDIPPVTHPVPGKDVYLTIDLELQQAAENALARTIGRLQEKYPGARAGAVVALDVHTGEVLALVSYPAFDPNVFTRPVAADEWAQLTSPDRPLWNRAIGGVYAPGSTFKMVTAIAALMEGKVTPEEKVVCRGFHPVSASWSRPKRCWVRAGHGPVDLHQAIAKSCDVYFYEMARRVGVDGIAKWATAFGLGQKTHIGLAGEAAGVVASTAYKEWAYHARTSDGSRLFPWIDTPRWQYPAEDMDAAIGQGFHSFTPLQMAVYTSMLANGGVRYRPQLVREARDAAGNTQEFAPQEEGRVELPGPVWDAVRAGMRAVTLPGGTAGGVFAGFPVAVAGKTGTAENPHGDDHAWFVCYAPYQEPRIALAVLIEQGGHGTAAAAVARDVLTQFFHVEATILPGSTITTGE from the coding sequence GTGCCTGAGGGATGGGACAGGCGCATACACCGGCTGGTGTTCGTGGTCATGGGGGTATTCCTGGTCCTGGCTCTATCCCTTGCCTATCTGCAACTGGGTCCTGCCTCCGAGACGTATCGCCGTCTGGCCGACCGCAACCGCATCCGCATCCTGGACATTCCCGCCCCCCGGGGTGAGATATTCGATCGCAACGGCTGCGCCCTGGCCACCAACCGTCCGGCTTTCGGGCTTTCCCTCGTGTTCCTGGGGTGGGACGAGGTGCGCCAGAGTGCCGCCAGGCTGGGGGAACTCCTGGGCCTGGACCCAGCGCGGGTGCAAGAGCGCGTCAGGGCGCAGGGGTACCGGCTGTACCAGCCCGTCCGCATCCTGGACGACCTTACTCCCGAGCAGCAGTCGGTGGTGGAGGAACACAGCTCCGAATTGCCCGGGGTGGTGATCGAAGTGCGTCCCCGGCGGTACTATCCCCTGGGTACCACCGCTGCCCACGTGCTCGGGTACCTGCGTGAGGTCGGCCCGGAGGAACTGAGTCAGAAGGGGTATAAACTGGGGGACATGATAGGACGGTCGGGACTGGAGGCTGCCCTCGAAGAGTCCCTGCGGGGGCAGGACGGGGGAAGGCAGGTGGAGGTCAACCACCGGGGGTTCCCGGTGCGGGACATTCCCCCGGTTACCCACCCCGTGCCCGGCAAGGACGTCTACCTCACCATCGACCTGGAGCTGCAGCAGGCGGCGGAAAATGCCCTGGCCCGGACCATAGGGCGGCTGCAGGAGAAGTATCCGGGGGCGCGGGCGGGGGCGGTGGTAGCCCTCGATGTGCACACCGGCGAGGTGCTCGCCCTGGTGAGTTACCCCGCCTTTGACCCCAACGTGTTCACCCGGCCCGTGGCGGCGGACGAGTGGGCCCAGCTCACCTCTCCCGACCGTCCCCTGTGGAACCGCGCCATCGGAGGTGTGTACGCTCCCGGGTCCACCTTCAAGATGGTCACCGCCATCGCCGCCCTGATGGAAGGGAAGGTCACGCCCGAAGAAAAGGTGGTGTGCCGGGGCTTTCACCCGGTGAGCGCGAGTTGGTCGCGACCCAAACGGTGCTGGGTGCGGGCGGGGCACGGCCCGGTAGACCTGCACCAGGCCATCGCCAAATCCTGTGACGTCTACTTCTACGAGATGGCCCGGAGGGTGGGAGTGGATGGCATTGCCAAATGGGCGACTGCCTTTGGCTTGGGGCAGAAAACGCACATTGGGTTGGCGGGCGAGGCGGCCGGGGTGGTGGCCAGCACGGCATACAAGGAGTGGGCATATCACGCCCGCACGAGTGACGGCAGTCGCCTCTTCCCCTGGATCGACACGCCACGCTGGCAGTATCCGGCCGAGGACATGGACGCGGCCATCGGCCAGGGATTCCATAGCTTCACCCCCCTGCAGATGGCGGTGTACACGAGTATGCTGGCCAACGGCGGGGTGAGGTACCGTCCCCAGCTGGTGCGGGAGGCGAGGGATGCGGCCGGGAACACGCAAGAGTTCGCGCCCCAGGAGGAGGGGAGGGTGGAACTGCCCGGCCCGGTTTGGGACGCGGTGCGCGCGGGGATGCGGGCGGTTACCCTGCCCGGGGGCACGGCGGGAGGAGTGTTTGCCGGGTTCCCCGTGGCCGTGGCGGGCAAGACGGGGACAGCGGAAAACCCTCATGGTGACGACCACGCCTGGTTCGTCTGTTACGCGCCTTACCAGGAGCCCAGGATTGCGCTGGCGGTGCTGATCGAGCAGGGCGGCCACGGGACGGCGGCAGCGGCGGTGGCACGCGACGTCCTGACCCAGTTCTTCCACGTGGAAGCCACCATCCTCCCCGGCAGCACTATCACCACCGGTGAGTGA
- the minD gene encoding septum site-determining protein MinD — MGEIWVITSGKGGVGKTTATANLGAGLALLGKRVAMVDADIGLRNLDVVMGLENRIVYDLVDVAEGYCRLKQALVKDKRVEGLYLLPAAQTKDKTAVSPEQMRSLCQELAREFDFVLVDSPAGIEQGFRNAVVAAEKALIVTTPEVAAVRDADRVIGLLEAAEMAPPLLLINRVRGDMVRRGDMMNINDMIEVLAIEVLGAIPEDEQIIVSTNRGEPAVLMPHSRAGQAFRLVCRRLLGEDVSLPNVWEPDGWLLKLRRLIGAGNR; from the coding sequence ATGGGCGAGATATGGGTGATCACGTCGGGTAAGGGCGGGGTGGGCAAGACCACGGCCACCGCCAACCTGGGAGCCGGTCTGGCCCTCCTGGGCAAGCGGGTGGCCATGGTCGATGCGGACATCGGTCTGCGCAACCTGGATGTGGTGATGGGCCTGGAGAACCGGATCGTTTACGACCTGGTGGACGTGGCGGAGGGGTATTGCCGCCTCAAGCAGGCCCTGGTTAAGGACAAACGAGTCGAGGGGCTTTACCTGCTGCCTGCGGCCCAGACCAAGGACAAGACGGCAGTCAGCCCGGAGCAAATGCGCAGTCTGTGCCAGGAACTGGCCCGTGAGTTCGATTTCGTGCTGGTCGATTCCCCGGCGGGCATAGAGCAGGGATTCCGCAACGCTGTCGTGGCAGCAGAGAAGGCTCTCATCGTCACCACCCCCGAGGTGGCGGCCGTGCGCGACGCCGACCGGGTGATCGGGCTCCTGGAGGCGGCGGAGATGGCCCCTCCCCTGTTGCTCATCAACCGGGTGCGGGGAGACATGGTGCGCAGGGGCGACATGATGAACATCAACGACATGATCGAAGTGCTGGCCATCGAAGTGCTGGGGGCCATCCCGGAGGACGAGCAGATCATAGTATCAACCAACCGGGGGGAGCCTGCTGTCCTCATGCCGCATTCTCGGGCCGGACAGGCCTTCCGCCTGGTTTGCCGGCGGCTGCTGGGCGAGGATGTCTCCCTGCCCAACGTCTGGGAACCGGACGGGTGGCTGCTCAAGCTGCGGCGACTGATCGGGGCAGGAAACCGTTGA
- a CDS encoding site-2 protease family protein, with protein sequence MRFQLRGVVVEVHPLFLITLILFWTGRGGVEVGIFLFSLAIHELGHLAVLTGQGLGVARVELLPFGSVITPLAPTLEPGEEFMVAAAGPLHSLVLVATGWLAAPRVPNPDLASWFLELNATLGVFNLLPLLPLDGGRMLRARWALSLGWRRATWRLIRLGRWGSGVLTAVAVVALLQGRMLVPLLVLAWVLLLAAGQEEEWGMYRFLRHVEEKHRRLRWRGFMPSAGLVATPQTRLLETVRQFLPHRYHVVLVVDRGEPLGLLTEEQVWEGLRASPSATLADILKRQS encoded by the coding sequence TTGCGTTTTCAGCTGCGGGGGGTGGTGGTGGAAGTACACCCCCTCTTTCTCATCACCCTCATATTGTTCTGGACAGGCCGGGGCGGGGTGGAGGTGGGGATTTTCCTCTTCAGCCTGGCGATCCATGAGTTGGGGCACCTGGCCGTACTCACCGGTCAGGGCCTGGGAGTCGCCCGTGTGGAACTCTTGCCGTTCGGGAGCGTGATTACTCCCCTGGCACCCACCCTCGAACCGGGGGAGGAATTCATGGTGGCGGCGGCCGGACCCCTGCACAGCCTGGTGCTGGTGGCTACGGGCTGGCTGGCTGCTCCCCGCGTGCCCAACCCTGACCTGGCCTCCTGGTTCCTGGAACTCAATGCCACTCTCGGCGTATTCAACCTCTTACCTCTGCTGCCCCTGGACGGGGGACGCATGTTACGCGCCCGCTGGGCCCTCTCCCTGGGGTGGCGGCGTGCTACCTGGCGACTGATCCGCCTGGGCAGGTGGGGGAGCGGGGTGCTCACCGCAGTGGCGGTCGTCGCCCTCCTGCAGGGGCGGATGCTGGTCCCCCTGCTGGTACTGGCCTGGGTGCTGTTACTGGCGGCGGGGCAGGAGGAGGAGTGGGGCATGTATCGTTTCCTGCGGCACGTGGAGGAAAAGCACCGCCGGCTGCGCTGGCGGGGGTTCATGCCCTCCGCGGGTCTTGTGGCCACCCCCCAGACCAGGCTGCTGGAAACGGTACGCCAGTTTTTGCCCCACCGCTACCATGTGGTGCTGGTGGTCGACCGGGGAGAGCCCCTGGGCTTGCTCACCGAAGAGCAGGTCTGGGAGGGCCTCAGGGCCTCCCCTTCCGCCACCCTGGCAGACATCCTCAAACGGCAGTCTTGA
- the rodA gene encoding rod shape-determining protein RodA — protein sequence MTLTVSRPRAWLRNLDLGLVGATAGLVVFSLAAIASASYSMNPDDRLFFVRRQALWLLVAVAVAVLTRLVDYRVIVAWAAPLYLVNLALLAAVLVVGREAQGAQRWIPLGPFDLQPSELAKLLTIVTLAAHLGRREVPLRGLREALPYVAHVLVPLLLIVVQPDLGTSLVLGAVLLGMLYAAGVPGGRLVAMVGAGLSVAALAIWAHLTWGFPLPLRDYQLNRLLVFLQPGRDPLGAGYHLLQSKIAIGSGDFWGKRLFYGTQNQLNFLPNRHTDFIFSVIGEELGFAGGIAVLGLYCYLVYRVLRVARLAGDVHGGLLCVGVASMLAFHVLVNVGMTMGIMPITGIPLPFISYGGSSLVTSMMGIGLVLNVYGRRQRIRF from the coding sequence ATGACCCTTACGGTTTCTCGGCCCCGGGCGTGGTTGCGCAATCTCGACCTGGGACTTGTGGGCGCGACGGCGGGCCTGGTGGTGTTCTCTCTGGCCGCCATCGCCAGTGCTTCGTACAGCATGAACCCCGACGACCGGTTATTCTTCGTGCGCAGGCAGGCTCTCTGGCTGCTGGTGGCTGTGGCGGTGGCCGTGCTGACAAGGTTGGTCGATTACCGGGTCATCGTGGCCTGGGCTGCACCCCTGTACCTGGTGAATCTGGCCCTCCTGGCTGCGGTGCTGGTAGTGGGGCGGGAGGCTCAGGGGGCCCAGCGCTGGATTCCCCTGGGACCATTTGACCTTCAGCCTTCCGAGCTGGCCAAGCTCCTCACCATCGTGACCCTGGCGGCTCACCTTGGCCGCCGGGAAGTCCCGCTGCGAGGCCTGCGGGAGGCCCTGCCCTACGTGGCGCATGTGCTCGTGCCCCTGCTGCTTATCGTCGTGCAGCCCGACCTGGGAACTTCCCTGGTGCTGGGAGCAGTGCTGCTGGGCATGCTCTACGCTGCCGGAGTTCCCGGGGGCCGGCTGGTGGCGATGGTGGGGGCGGGGCTGTCTGTGGCCGCCCTGGCCATATGGGCTCATCTGACCTGGGGTTTTCCCCTTCCCCTGCGCGACTATCAGTTGAACCGCCTGCTGGTTTTCCTGCAGCCCGGTCGCGATCCCCTGGGGGCGGGTTACCACCTTCTGCAGTCGAAAATAGCCATCGGCTCCGGAGACTTTTGGGGCAAGCGGCTGTTCTACGGTACCCAGAACCAGCTCAACTTCCTCCCCAACCGGCATACGGACTTCATTTTTTCGGTCATCGGCGAGGAACTGGGGTTTGCAGGAGGAATCGCTGTTCTGGGGTTGTATTGTTATCTTGTGTACCGCGTGTTGCGGGTGGCTCGGCTGGCCGGTGACGTCCACGGGGGTCTATTGTGTGTGGGGGTAGCTTCCATGCTGGCCTTCCACGTGCTGGTGAACGTGGGGATGACGATGGGGATCATGCCGATTACAGGTATTCCCCTGCCCTTCATCAGCTACGGAGGCAGCAGCCTGGTCACCAGCATGATGGGCATCGGATTGGTCCTCAACGTCTACGGCCGCAGGCAGAGGATTCGTTTCTAG
- a CDS encoding septum site-determining protein MinC produces MEEGPALLNVGRCLVMRVPSEAGWQRMMTILNELKEGRGEEVILDTGPQVLGARQLVELERILSARGYRLVRVVHGPAQAGGRASESRCPAAGGGQGPALSARDQGAVAAGGAESAPRGRGRVREPGERTLVRRGPLRSGQVIHYRGNVVILGDVNPGAQVVATGDVIVLGALRGVAHAGADGSRGAVVAALRLCPTQLRIADLIRRAPEGDREREHRPELARVRESEIVVESL; encoded by the coding sequence ATGGAGGAAGGTCCGGCGTTGCTCAACGTGGGTCGCTGCCTGGTGATGCGGGTCCCGTCGGAGGCAGGGTGGCAGCGTATGATGACTATCCTCAACGAACTGAAAGAGGGCCGGGGCGAGGAAGTCATCCTCGATACGGGACCCCAGGTCCTGGGCGCCCGGCAGCTGGTGGAACTGGAGCGCATCCTGAGCGCGCGGGGGTACCGGCTGGTGCGGGTGGTGCACGGACCGGCCCAGGCGGGAGGGCGTGCCTCTGAGAGCCGCTGCCCCGCCGCAGGGGGCGGACAGGGGCCAGCCCTGAGCGCGAGGGACCAAGGGGCCGTGGCAGCGGGTGGGGCGGAGAGTGCTCCCCGCGGGCGAGGGCGGGTGCGAGAACCGGGGGAGCGCACGCTGGTGAGGAGAGGGCCCCTGCGCTCCGGGCAGGTCATCCACTACCGGGGCAATGTGGTCATCCTGGGGGATGTGAATCCCGGGGCCCAGGTGGTGGCGACCGGGGACGTGATCGTCCTGGGGGCCCTGCGGGGGGTGGCTCACGCGGGAGCGGACGGTTCCCGGGGGGCGGTGGTAGCGGCCCTGCGGCTGTGTCCCACTCAGCTGCGCATCGCTGACCTCATCCGGCGTGCTCCCGAGGGCGACCGCGAGCGGGAACACAGGCCCGAGCTTGCCCGGGTACGGGAGTCGGAAATCGTGGTGGAATCCCTGTAG
- a CDS encoding M23 family metallopeptidase produces MLRAWRRRWRRLRQRWNPPQEWFSPREVQRAPLAGWVRQAAISLALFSLLIALYQLPADNSHHLRRAISYVAEADYDPVAWYQSGQAREVMARYFSLEAWRNILGGKKTQPAEELPLLWPTRGQVTSGFGWRKDPATGKEEFHEGLDIAAPAGTPVLAAGAGTVKAVRSSPAYGKVVEIEHGGGMTTVYAHLAEVVVKEKQKVTAGEQVASVGQTGNARAPHLHFEVRLDGKPVDPLTYLPGTSP; encoded by the coding sequence ATGTTGCGGGCCTGGCGGCGGCGGTGGAGGAGATTGCGGCAGAGATGGAATCCACCCCAGGAATGGTTTTCTCCCCGCGAGGTGCAGCGGGCTCCCCTGGCCGGATGGGTGAGGCAGGCGGCCATATCCCTGGCCCTGTTCTCCCTGCTGATAGCTCTGTACCAGTTGCCCGCGGACAATTCTCACCACCTGCGGCGGGCCATATCCTACGTGGCAGAAGCCGACTACGACCCCGTGGCCTGGTACCAATCGGGGCAAGCGCGTGAGGTAATGGCCCGCTACTTCAGCCTGGAAGCGTGGAGAAACATCCTTGGTGGCAAGAAAACGCAGCCCGCAGAGGAACTTCCACTCCTGTGGCCCACGCGGGGCCAGGTCACTTCCGGCTTCGGGTGGCGGAAGGACCCCGCCACAGGAAAAGAGGAGTTCCACGAAGGCCTGGATATCGCGGCCCCTGCCGGTACGCCGGTGCTGGCAGCCGGGGCCGGTACGGTGAAGGCGGTGCGTTCCAGCCCCGCTTACGGGAAGGTGGTGGAAATCGAGCACGGAGGCGGCATGACCACCGTATACGCCCACCTGGCCGAGGTGGTGGTGAAGGAAAAACAGAAGGTGACCGCGGGTGAACAGGTGGCCAGCGTGGGTCAGACGGGAAATGCTCGTGCTCCCCACCTCCACTTTGAGGTTCGTCTGGACGGAAAACCGGTGGATCCCCTCACCTATCTGCCCGGCACCTCGCCCTAG
- a CDS encoding GerW family sporulation protein: MEPEAISNMLAELAREHAPEATFSPPLQVGETTIICAATVSCLAGSRGANLVLSLRSTPCAVIVIQPGQCTVLPVAASGPVERLLDLVPRLLELIDARSDCSHETRSGIQEQAGWDEIEETRPVAGSPSAPSQDS; this comes from the coding sequence GTGGAACCCGAGGCAATCAGCAACATGCTGGCCGAACTGGCGCGGGAGCACGCCCCGGAGGCAACCTTCTCCCCGCCCTTGCAGGTGGGGGAGACCACTATCATATGCGCGGCGACGGTGAGTTGCCTGGCAGGAAGCAGAGGCGCGAACCTGGTGCTCAGCCTCCGTTCCACCCCGTGCGCCGTGATCGTCATCCAGCCGGGACAGTGTACGGTCCTGCCTGTCGCCGCCTCGGGCCCGGTGGAGCGGCTGCTTGACCTCGTTCCCCGGCTACTCGAACTCATCGATGCCCGTTCTGACTGCTCGCACGAGACCCGCAGCGGCATACAGGAACAGGCCGGGTGGGACGAAATCGAAGAGACCCGGCCGGTGGCCGGGTCTCCGTCCGCGCCCTCCCAGGACTCCTAG
- a CDS encoding TIGR03960 family B12-binding radical SAM protein: protein MIEPGEKARVREWLLETVEKPARYLGTEWNAVHKDHEKVEILFALAFPDAYEVGMSHLGSKILYHLLNRRDDTAGERVYAPWVDMESRLREKGIPLFALESWRPVREFDFVGFSLQYELNYTNILNMLDLAGIPLRSAERGGGDPLVIAGGPCAFNAEALAEFFDFMVLGEAEEVLDDILDLYREWKRAGRPGGRQEFLHRVAGIPGVYVPCFYDVGYFPDGRVRSITPLAGAPPRVKKRVLPSLDAVSYPVRPPVPYLDVIHDRIMVEVFRGCSRGCRFCHAGMVYRPVRERSSQAVVSLAEQLVRATGYDQISLASLASADYSAVTRVVRDLNERFGPCGIGVSLPSLRMDSFSVELAREAAQVRRAGLTFAPEAGTQRLRNVINKNLTDEEILGAVDAAVSAGWDSLKLYFMVGLPTESEGDLEGIAHLVDSVSRRGGQGGRRLRLSVSVSPFVPKAHTPFQWEPQNSIQVLEEKFRILRRRLRIPGVNLSWHDPRMSLVEAVFSRGDRRLGRVLERAWRAGCRFDSWTEFWDFVRWEEAFRSEGLDPGFYAHRERDCDEVFPWDHLDAGVDREFLWEEREKAYRGETTPDCRWDACPGCGVCPELGVGIALQGEARA from the coding sequence ATGATTGAGCCCGGAGAGAAGGCTCGCGTTAGGGAGTGGCTGCTGGAGACCGTGGAGAAGCCTGCCCGTTACCTGGGCACGGAGTGGAACGCCGTCCACAAGGATCATGAAAAGGTCGAAATCCTTTTCGCGCTGGCTTTTCCCGATGCTTACGAGGTGGGGATGTCCCACCTGGGTTCCAAGATCCTGTATCACCTGCTCAACCGGCGGGATGACACGGCGGGGGAGCGGGTCTACGCCCCCTGGGTGGACATGGAGTCCCGGTTGCGAGAGAAGGGCATCCCACTGTTTGCCCTGGAAAGCTGGCGTCCCGTACGGGAATTCGACTTCGTGGGGTTTTCCCTGCAGTACGAACTCAACTACACCAACATCCTGAACATGCTCGACCTGGCCGGCATCCCGCTGCGGTCGGCCGAGCGTGGTGGTGGCGATCCCCTGGTGATCGCGGGCGGTCCGTGCGCTTTCAACGCCGAAGCGCTGGCGGAATTCTTCGATTTCATGGTCCTGGGGGAGGCCGAGGAGGTCCTGGACGACATCCTGGACCTCTACCGGGAGTGGAAGCGGGCCGGGAGGCCAGGGGGCAGGCAGGAGTTCCTGCACCGGGTAGCCGGTATCCCCGGGGTGTATGTGCCCTGCTTCTACGATGTGGGTTACTTCCCGGACGGCAGGGTGCGGTCGATTACGCCGCTGGCCGGAGCCCCTCCCCGGGTGAAGAAGCGGGTGCTACCGTCGCTGGATGCGGTTAGCTATCCCGTGCGCCCGCCGGTTCCCTACCTGGACGTCATCCACGATCGCATCATGGTGGAGGTGTTCCGGGGATGCAGCCGGGGCTGCCGCTTCTGCCACGCCGGTATGGTCTACCGCCCCGTGCGGGAGAGGTCTTCCCAGGCGGTGGTGAGCCTGGCGGAACAACTGGTGCGGGCGACCGGGTACGACCAGATTTCCCTGGCCTCGCTGGCATCTGCCGACTACTCCGCCGTCACCCGGGTGGTGCGGGATTTGAACGAACGCTTCGGCCCCTGCGGAATCGGGGTGTCCCTGCCCTCCCTGCGCATGGACTCCTTTTCCGTGGAACTGGCCCGGGAGGCCGCGCAGGTGCGCCGGGCCGGGCTGACCTTCGCGCCCGAGGCGGGGACGCAGCGGCTGCGCAACGTGATCAACAAGAACCTGACCGATGAGGAAATACTGGGGGCCGTGGACGCGGCCGTGTCGGCGGGGTGGGATAGCCTGAAGCTTTACTTTATGGTAGGATTACCCACGGAGAGCGAGGGGGATTTGGAAGGAATAGCACACCTTGTGGATTCCGTTTCCCGCCGCGGAGGGCAGGGGGGACGGCGCTTGCGGTTGAGCGTGAGCGTGTCACCTTTTGTGCCCAAGGCGCATACTCCTTTCCAGTGGGAGCCCCAGAACAGCATACAGGTGTTGGAAGAAAAGTTCCGCATCCTGCGCCGGCGCCTGCGCATCCCCGGAGTCAACCTCTCCTGGCACGATCCCCGCATGAGTCTCGTGGAAGCCGTCTTCTCCCGGGGGGACAGGCGCCTGGGCCGGGTACTGGAACGGGCGTGGCGGGCCGGCTGCCGGTTCGATTCGTGGACGGAGTTCTGGGACTTTGTGCGCTGGGAGGAGGCCTTTCGGTCTGAAGGGCTGGATCCGGGGTTTTACGCGCACCGGGAGCGGGATTGTGACGAGGTGTTCCCGTGGGATCACCTGGATGCGGGCGTGGATAGGGAATTCCTGTGGGAAGAGAGGGAGAAGGCCTACCGGGGGGAAACTACTCCTGACTGCCGGTGGGATGCCTGTCCCGGTTGTGGGGTCTGCCCAGAACTGGGCGTAGGGATTGCCTTGCAGGGGGAGGCACGGGCGTGA
- the minE gene encoding cell division topological specificity factor MinE, producing the protein MFNWRGRGQPTISPSREVAKERLRLILVHDRAGCSPELLQALKEEMVMAISRYLEVEREGIEIRLVSGEKQAMLAANIPIRAVRRAGVSV; encoded by the coding sequence GTGTTCAACTGGAGGGGGCGTGGCCAGCCGACGATTTCCCCCAGCAGGGAGGTAGCCAAAGAACGCCTGCGCCTGATCCTGGTGCACGACCGGGCGGGCTGCTCTCCCGAACTATTGCAGGCCCTCAAGGAGGAGATGGTGATGGCCATTTCCAGGTACCTGGAGGTTGAGAGGGAGGGAATCGAGATCCGGCTTGTATCGGGCGAGAAGCAGGCAATGCTCGCAGCCAATATCCCTATCAGAGCGGTACGGCGAGCTGGTGTGTCCGTATGA
- a CDS encoding YfhL family 4Fe-4S dicluster ferredoxin, with translation MALKITADCVSCGACEPVCPNSAISPGDDVYVIDPDKCTECYGWHAEQQCASVCPTDACLEDPDHKESKDELLAKFQRLNPGKEPENADNWQPLGRSA, from the coding sequence ATGGCTCTGAAGATCACGGCGGACTGCGTGAGCTGTGGGGCGTGTGAGCCGGTGTGCCCGAACTCGGCCATCAGCCCGGGGGACGATGTGTACGTCATCGACCCGGACAAGTGCACGGAATGCTACGGTTGGCACGCCGAACAACAGTGTGCCTCGGTATGTCCTACCGACGCCTGCCTGGAGGATCCCGACCACAAGGAAAGCAAGGACGAATTGCTGGCTAAGTTCCAGCGCCTGAATCCCGGCAAGGAGCCGGAGAACGCGGACAATTGGCAGCCCCTGGGGCGGTCGGCCTAG
- a CDS encoding TIGR03936 family radical SAM-associated protein: MTRQVLRLRLEKSGDARFISHLDFVRTLAHAFVRAGIPVSLTQGFHPHPRFSLALALPLGASSEAEYADVELDRTVDAMEAARQLNRVLPSGIRVRQVQEIPVGTPPLQSQVGAARWLLDLELAPQPPALPPEPQGVEEALSRILEQPHLPLVREKEGKIRTLDARPLILSARVRGGSGQEVRVEAVLAAGNPSLRAAEFARLLAEGGGWELRRLRVHLLQVYARRDGTLVDPARLGEEAWRNFHRNRKLNFEE; encoded by the coding sequence GTGACCAGGCAGGTACTCCGCCTGCGGCTGGAAAAGTCCGGGGATGCCCGCTTTATATCCCACCTCGACTTCGTGCGTACCCTGGCCCATGCTTTCGTGCGGGCCGGGATTCCGGTATCCCTGACCCAGGGTTTTCACCCCCACCCACGGTTTTCTCTTGCACTGGCCCTGCCCCTGGGGGCGTCCAGCGAGGCGGAATACGCTGACGTGGAACTCGACCGCACCGTGGACGCCATGGAGGCAGCGCGGCAACTGAACCGGGTCCTGCCTTCCGGCATCAGGGTCAGGCAGGTCCAGGAGATCCCCGTGGGCACGCCGCCTTTGCAGTCCCAGGTGGGGGCCGCCAGGTGGCTGCTTGACCTGGAGCTCGCTCCCCAGCCGCCGGCCCTGCCCCCGGAACCGCAGGGGGTGGAGGAGGCGCTCTCGCGCATCCTGGAACAGCCCCACTTGCCCCTGGTGCGGGAAAAGGAAGGCAAGATCCGCACCCTGGATGCCCGTCCCCTCATTCTGTCGGCCCGGGTGCGAGGCGGCAGCGGGCAGGAGGTAAGGGTGGAAGCGGTGCTGGCAGCAGGGAACCCGTCCTTGCGGGCGGCCGAGTTCGCCCGTTTGCTGGCCGAAGGGGGGGGCTGGGAATTGCGCCGCCTGCGGGTGCACCTCCTGCAGGTCTACGCGCGGAGGGACGGTACCCTGGTTGACCCGGCTCGTTTGGGAGAAGAAGCCTGGCGGAACTTCCACCGCAACCGCAAGCTCAATTTTGAGGAGTGA
- the mreD gene encoding rod shape-determining protein MreD — protein MTRVLAAVGMVALVAVFQLGAAPRLAVLGVKPDFLLLAVIGFALCRGTVAGCLLGAGAGLVEDIVAGQYLGVRALSFALVGLGTARARARIFGDQPLVPVVAAVGGTVLAELASWAMWRILGLPLPLGTGLVRVVLPASLYNGLIAPLIPGWWVRREQRGHEVRAGA, from the coding sequence ATGACGAGGGTGCTCGCTGCAGTGGGCATGGTCGCCCTGGTGGCTGTTTTCCAGTTGGGTGCGGCGCCGCGCCTGGCCGTTCTGGGGGTGAAACCCGACTTCCTCCTCCTTGCCGTGATCGGGTTTGCCCTCTGCCGGGGGACGGTGGCCGGTTGCCTGCTGGGCGCTGGCGCGGGGCTGGTCGAGGACATCGTGGCGGGGCAGTACCTGGGGGTGCGGGCTCTATCCTTCGCGCTGGTCGGTCTTGGCACCGCTCGGGCCCGTGCCCGCATCTTCGGCGATCAACCCCTGGTGCCAGTGGTGGCGGCCGTGGGGGGCACGGTACTGGCCGAGTTAGCGAGCTGGGCCATGTGGCGGATTCTGGGACTGCCCCTCCCCCTGGGGACGGGCCTGGTGCGGGTGGTGCTGCCGGCCAGCCTGTATAACGGTCTGATCGCTCCCCTGATCCCGGGATGGTGGGTGAGGCGCGAGCAACGGGGGCACGAGGTGAGGGCCGGTGCCTGA